The following is a genomic window from Streptomyces sp. BHT-5-2.
TGCGCGGTGATGTCCTCCACGCCCGCGTCGGCCAGCTGCCGGATCACCGCGCTCAGCACCGTGTAGGCGATCCAGGTCGTCTGGACACCCTGGTCGGCCGGATCGAGGCGGTTGTCGTCGAACGCCTCCTCGGTGATCACCCGGCGCATCGGAGCCCACCGCGGATCGCCGGGCACCGGGTACCAGCCGGTGACGTCCGCCCCCTCCAGCGGTCCCGAGGCGCCGCCGCCACGGTTGACCATCGACTGGTCGACGCTGCCCAGGACGGAGCCGACCCGCACCTTCGGGCTGCTCTCCTGGAGGCGCCGGAAGGAGTCGAAGAAGGTGTCGGTGTCGTCGCCCAGCGAGGCGGCCACACAGGAGCCGGGCGCCTCGTCGCCGGAGCGCGCCGTCCCGTAGCGGGCGGGCTCCGCGCCCACCGCCTTCAGGGCGGCGGCCACCTGCGCCGAGTAGTCGGTGCCGCCCTCGGGCGCCTTGACGTCCACGGCCGGGTTCCGGCCGGTGCCGCGGCCGCTGCCGAGCCCGGCGTCGAGGAGGTTCGGCATCAGGTCGCCCTGGATGGTGTCCGGGCGGACCAGCGCCACCCGCCGGCAGTCCGCGGCCAGTTGGCGGCCGTTCCCCGCCAGGAGGGCGGCCTGGCCGCCGTTCACCGGGTAGGACAGCGGGCTGGCGAACTCCTCGGCGGACGCGCCGTAGCCGCCGATGTACGGGATCCCGGCCACCTCCAGCGGGGACATGAACGACCGGCCCCACCGGCTGTACGAGCCGACCACCGCGACCGCCCCGGCGTCCACCGCGCGCCGGGCGCACCGCGCGGCCTCCACCGAGTCGTCGTGCTCGTTGCAGGTGAGGACGTTCAGCGGGTGGCCGGCGATGCCGCCGCGGGAGTTGACCCAGCGGGCGTACGCCTGCGCCATGGCCGGCATGCCCGGCATGTTGGTCGTCCGGGTGCCCTCGGGCGCCCAGGTCATCACCGTGACCGGCGCCCCCTCCCCGCCCCCTGTGCCGGGGAGGGAGCCGCAGCCGGACAGCAGCGACGCGAGGACCGCCGTGCACGCCGCGGCGGTCGCCGAGGCGCGGGGGAAGGGGCGGGGGGAGGAGCGTCGCCGACCGGTCATGACCCCGCAGCCTTGCCTCCCGTACCGAACGCGTGCGTGACATCCGCGCAACGGAAGGTGACATCGCGGTGAAGTCCGGGGGGCCGATCGAGAGCAATCGGGAGGAACGTACGATTCCCTGCTGTGCAAGGTTCGGAGAAGTCTTCCCGTCGCGGCCGCCGCTCGACCACCATGGGCGCTATGCCGCTCTCTGACATGCCGTGGTGGCGCTGGCGCAGCAATGTGCGCTCCGCGCTGCACATGCTCTCCGACCCCGTCTTCCAGCAGCACACCTGGCTCGCCGGCCGGCCCGGGTACGGGGACGTGACCGACGCCGTCTACCGGCTCGTCGAGGACACCTGGCTGGACAACTGGTCCGCCGACAAGTACATCGGCACGATCTTCCGCGACACGCAGGAGGCGCAGCTGGTGGACGTCGCCGTGCTGCGGGTGCTGCGCATCATGCACGCGGTCGGGCCGGACGCCCCGGTCGCCGCCTACCTGGAGCACCCCGGCTGGCCCGACGCCGTACGGGCCGCCCGCGAGGCGCACGTCCAGATGGCCGCCGCGGACGGCGAGGACCCGGACACCGCCCCGCACTCCCTCGAAGCGCTGGCGGCCCTGACGGGCCCGCTCCAGGCCCCGGCCTGACCGCCGCTCCCGGCGCCGCGGTCGGAGCCGCCCGGCGGATATGCGACCCTATGAGGTCATGAGCGAGTCGCAGCCCACCCAGCCCGGTCAGCAGGACCGGAACAACCAGTACGTCCTCACGCTGTCCTGCCCGGACAAGAAGGGGATCGTGCACGCCGTCTCCAGCTATCTCTTCATGACCGGCTGCAACATCGAGGACAGCCAGCAGTTCGGCGACCACAGCACCGGGCTGTTCTTCATGCGCGTCCACTTCACCGCGGAGGCGCAGGTCGACGTCGAGAAGCTGCGGGCCAGCTTCGCCGCGGTGGGCGACTCCTTCGGCATGGACTGGCAGATCCATCAGGCCGACGCGAAGATGCGGGTCGTGCTGATGGTGTCCAAGTTCGGGCACTGCCTGAACGACCTGCTCTTCCGCTCCCGGATCGGCGCGCTGCCCATCGAGATCGCGGCCGTGGTCTCCAACCACACCGACTTCGCCGAGCTGGTCGGCTCGTACGGCATCCCCTTCCGGCACATTCCGGTCACCCGGGACACCAAGGCCGAGGCCGAGGCGCAGCTGCTGGAGCTGGTGGAGAAGGAGCGGATCGAGCTGGTGGTGCTCGCCCGCTACATGCAGGTGCTCTCCGACGACCTCTGCAAGGCGCTGGCCGGCCGCGTCATCAACATCCACCACTCCTTCCTGCCGAGCTTCAAGGGCGCCCGGCCCTACCACCAGGCGCACGCCCGCGGCGTCAAGCTGATCGGCGCCACCGCGCACTACGTCACCGCGGACCTCGACGAGGGCCCGATCATCGAGCAGGAGGTCGAGCGCGTCGGCCACGAGGTCACGCCGGACCAGCTGGTGGAGATCGGCCGGGACGTGGAGTGCCAGGCGCTGGCGCGGGCCGTGAAGTGGCACAGCGAGCGCCGGGTGCTGCTCAACGGCACCCGCACGGTGGTCTTCGCCTGACGCTCTTCGCCTGACGGCCTTCGCCCGAAGCGGACCCGCCGCACCCGGTCGCGGTCGGCCCGACGACGGGCGCCGTGGGCGCCCGGCGGGCCGGCTCACAGCCGGGACAGCGCCGCCGTCGCGAACAGCACCTCGCGGATCGCCTCGCGCTCGCCGTCCTGGCCCGCCGCGGTCTCCTCGGGCGAGATGTGCCCGGCGGCGAGCTGGCAGAACTCGTCGCTGTCCAGGGCGAGATGGGCGACGGCGTGCTCGGGCGAGCCGACCGCGGCCGGCGAGTCCAGGGCTATGTACCAGTCCCCGCCGCCGCTGCCCTCGACCTCCAGATGGAGCGAGCGGCCCGGGGCGCCCGCGGCGACCAGCCGCTGCGCCGGCGACGCCAGCCCGTCCCGTCGCCGCTGCGCGAGCGTGCTCGGCAGCAGCCGGGCCGCGAGGTCGACGAGCAGGTGCAGATGACCGGCGGCCGGCGGCTTGTACGGATAGTCCACGGCGTCGGCGATGTCCCCGGCGTGCACCCAGGTCTCGAAGGCGCGGTCCAGGAAGGCGTCGCGCAGCGCGAGGTCGAACTTGCCGTAGGGGACGGAGAGTTCGGCGACCCCTACGCCGGCGAACGACGCCGTTCTCGTCAGTTCCTGGCTCTGTTCGCGCCACGGGCCGTGCGGCGCCCGCGGGTCCGGGTCCTCGCCCAGGGTGCGCCAGTACGCCTCGGTGCGGCGGCGCGGGCCGGGCTGCTCCGGGGCGGACGGGCCCAGCGGGTCGGGCAGTCCGAGGGCGGTGGCGACCATGCCGTCCACGGCCATCAGATGCCCGATCACCCCGGCGACCGTCGTCCCGCGCTCGACCGGCTCGCGGCCGTCGAACCAGCGCAGCCGCACCGGGGCCCGCCACTCCGCCTCGCCCATGTCGCGCAGCAGCGCGTCCAGCTTGGCGGCCTCCGCGTCGAGCGGCGTGGCCCACTCGGGGACGGGGATGCGCGGCGGCCGGCGGCCCAGGCAGCCCTCCAGCACCCGCGAGCGCAGCAGCGGGTCGAGATCGAGGCTGTCCGCGGGGTGCAGCAGCCCCACCGCGTCGCGCAGCCGCAGCGCCTCCTCGGCGCAGCCGGCGCAGTCCGTCAGGTGCGCCTCGACGGCGGCCGTCTCCTCCGGAGAGCAGGCGGCCAGTGCCCAGGCGCCCAGCAGGGACTTGAGCACCTTGTGGGACGGGGCGGCCGGGGGCGGGTGGCTCGGGTCGGTGCCGTCGCCGGTCACGGGGTGGTCATCGCTCTCGTACTCCGCAGGGACGTCGTGGGGCGGGGCGGGGGCCGGGACGGGGCCGGGCCCCGGGTGGGGGGCTGGTGGGACGGGCGGGAGGTCCGGCAGCGGGCCGTGGTCCTCCGCGGCGGGGCGCGGGGACGGTATCCGGGGACGTTCACCGGCGCCCCCGGGGTGCTCGTGGCCGTCCCACTCGTCCGGGCCCCTCACCGGGACCGCCCGTGGCCCGGACCGGGCGGTGTGGAGTGCGGCGGGCGCGGGGTGTGCGGGCCGTGGGGGCCGCGGCGCATCGGGACCGCGGGCAGAGCCTGGTGGTTGTGGGCGGTGGACAGCAGCTGGAGGCCCAGGCGGAGCCGGCGCCGCGCCTCGTCCTCGGTGACGCCGAGGTCGGCGGCGGTCTGGCGGTAGTCCCGGCGCTGGAAGTACGCCAGCTCCAGGGCCTGGCGCAGCGGGGCGGGCATGGACGTGACGATGTAGTCGGCGCGGGCGGCGGTGGACGCCTCGTGGATCCGGCGTTCCAGCTCGCGCTCCGACTCGGCGGACCCGGGGTCCGCCTCGCCGCGGTCGCGCGCGGAGTCGGCCTCGGTCTGGCGCAGTCGCTGGACGGCGTGGTGCCGGGTGATGCCGGCCACCCACGAGCGCAGCGAGCCCTGCTTGGGGTCGTAGGAGTCGGGGTGCTCCCAGATGTAGGCGAAGACCTCGCGGGTGATGCGGTCGGCGGCGTCCTCGTCGTCCAGGACCCGGTGGGCGAGGCTGTGCACCAGCGAGGCGAAACGGTCGTAGAGCTCGCCGAGTGCGGCGGCCTCGCCGCGGGCGAGCCGCTGCTGCATCCGCCTGTCCCAGCGCGGTGGTGCGTCATGTGCCATGGGACCCCCATCCCTGCCCGTCGCGGCCGGGCTCACACCTCGGCCGGCGCTCCGCCGGGGAGCGCGAAGCGGCCCCGGCCTCCCCGGAGGGCCCGCGCGTCGCAGGGCCCCGTGTCGTCACTCCCGCCCACTGTCGTACCCGTATCCACCCCTCCGCTCACGATCGCCGGGGTCGTCACCCGATCCGGCGGCGCGCCCGGCCGGCTGTGGACCGGCGCTGGCGCCCGGACGCCGTGGCGCGCTGCGGGTGCGCGCCGTGACGGCGACCGTGTTCCCGAATGTAGTGGGAGGGTCCGACAAAGCACCCGCCTTTGCGGCAAAGCCGGTCGTGAGGGCGTCGCGGGTGGTAAGGGCGTGATGAGGTGGTGGCAGACCTGGGGGTGATCGGGGTGTGTCCGGCGCTCGAAGTGGATCGTTGTGGACCGTTCATGCCTGTATCGACCCGTGCGTTATCCGGGTGTGACCGGTTGCGGGCGAAAATCCGCCGTCCTGTGGGCATAGCCTTGGGGACGGGAAGCCCGCCGTGCCACGGAATCGAAAGCGTTTCGCGGGGGAGAGGCCGGGCAGTCGAGCCGGGAAGGGTGGGTTCCGGATTGCAATCCGGGCACATCCGGTCCGAAAGCGAGCGAAAGGCTTCGAGCGCGTGTCGTTGAAGGTGGCAGAGGACGAAAAGGGCCCCTGGGCCGTACTGCAGGTCTCCGGCGAGATGGACCTGGTCACGTCGCCCGCGGTGCGCCAGCACGTGCACGACGCGGTGGCCGAGGGCCGGCGGTCCCTCGTGCTCGATCTCTCCGAGGTCCGGTTCTGCGATTCCAGCGGGGTCGGCGTGCTGATCGCCGCCCGCCGCCTGATGCGTTCCTGTCAGGGCCGGCTGCGGCTGATCCTGCCCGCCCAGGGTGCCGTCGACGGCTCGCACGTCAACCGTGTCCTCGCCGCCCTCGGCGTCCGCCGCCTCTTCGAGGTCTACCCGGACCTGCCCACGGCGGTGGACGAGGCGGCCGCCCCACTGTCTGCCTGAGGCGGACGCCCGGCCGTAGCGGCC
Proteins encoded in this region:
- a CDS encoding ABC transporter substrate-binding protein; translation: MTGRRRSSPRPFPRASATAAACTAVLASLLSGCGSLPGTGGGEGAPVTVMTWAPEGTRTTNMPGMPAMAQAYARWVNSRGGIAGHPLNVLTCNEHDDSVEAARCARRAVDAGAVAVVGSYSRWGRSFMSPLEVAGIPYIGGYGASAEEFASPLSYPVNGGQAALLAGNGRQLAADCRRVALVRPDTIQGDLMPNLLDAGLGSGRGTGRNPAVDVKAPEGGTDYSAQVAAALKAVGAEPARYGTARSGDEAPGSCVAASLGDDTDTFFDSFRRLQESSPKVRVGSVLGSVDQSMVNRGGGASGPLEGADVTGWYPVPGDPRWAPMRRVITEEAFDDNRLDPADQGVQTTWIAYTVLSAVIRQLADAGVEDITAHALQNALDHGDRAVDTGGLTPKLRWRDDDMLAVADFPRIVNADVTYQVVRNGELVAAREGFVDVGGTLERRPSDDY
- a CDS encoding SCO4402 family protein encodes the protein MGAMPLSDMPWWRWRSNVRSALHMLSDPVFQQHTWLAGRPGYGDVTDAVYRLVEDTWLDNWSADKYIGTIFRDTQEAQLVDVAVLRVLRIMHAVGPDAPVAAYLEHPGWPDAVRAAREAHVQMAAADGEDPDTAPHSLEALAALTGPLQAPA
- the purU gene encoding formyltetrahydrofolate deformylase codes for the protein MSESQPTQPGQQDRNNQYVLTLSCPDKKGIVHAVSSYLFMTGCNIEDSQQFGDHSTGLFFMRVHFTAEAQVDVEKLRASFAAVGDSFGMDWQIHQADAKMRVVLMVSKFGHCLNDLLFRSRIGALPIEIAAVVSNHTDFAELVGSYGIPFRHIPVTRDTKAEAEAQLLELVEKERIELVVLARYMQVLSDDLCKALAGRVINIHHSFLPSFKGARPYHQAHARGVKLIGATAHYVTADLDEGPIIEQEVERVGHEVTPDQLVEIGRDVECQALARAVKWHSERRVLLNGTRTVVFA
- a CDS encoding zf-HC2 domain-containing protein, with product MRGPDEWDGHEHPGGAGERPRIPSPRPAAEDHGPLPDLPPVPPAPHPGPGPVPAPAPPHDVPAEYESDDHPVTGDGTDPSHPPPAAPSHKVLKSLLGAWALAACSPEETAAVEAHLTDCAGCAEEALRLRDAVGLLHPADSLDLDPLLRSRVLEGCLGRRPPRIPVPEWATPLDAEAAKLDALLRDMGEAEWRAPVRLRWFDGREPVERGTTVAGVIGHLMAVDGMVATALGLPDPLGPSAPEQPGPRRRTEAYWRTLGEDPDPRAPHGPWREQSQELTRTASFAGVGVAELSVPYGKFDLALRDAFLDRAFETWVHAGDIADAVDYPYKPPAAGHLHLLVDLAARLLPSTLAQRRRDGLASPAQRLVAAGAPGRSLHLEVEGSGGGDWYIALDSPAAVGSPEHAVAHLALDSDEFCQLAAGHISPEETAAGQDGEREAIREVLFATAALSRL
- a CDS encoding sigma-70 family RNA polymerase sigma factor, encoding MAHDAPPRWDRRMQQRLARGEAAALGELYDRFASLVHSLAHRVLDDEDAADRITREVFAYIWEHPDSYDPKQGSLRSWVAGITRHHAVQRLRQTEADSARDRGEADPGSAESERELERRIHEASTAARADYIVTSMPAPLRQALELAYFQRRDYRQTAADLGVTEDEARRRLRLGLQLLSTAHNHQALPAVPMRRGPHGPHTPRPPHSTPPGPGHGRSR
- a CDS encoding STAS domain-containing protein; translated protein: MSLKVAEDEKGPWAVLQVSGEMDLVTSPAVRQHVHDAVAEGRRSLVLDLSEVRFCDSSGVGVLIAARRLMRSCQGRLRLILPAQGAVDGSHVNRVLAALGVRRLFEVYPDLPTAVDEAAAPLSA